A genomic stretch from Silurus meridionalis isolate SWU-2019-XX chromosome 1, ASM1480568v1, whole genome shotgun sequence includes:
- the sdc4 gene encoding syndecan-4, whose product MLKVSLVLVLLAAAAFAESARETETWMPPNVGKSDDDPDSSGDFIFSKENVARFDDEDIYGDEYEENSGSGDDNLSPDEKGLATTKTEEFDNHIPHMENPIQPQPTDNEIRLVRQNEVAHPPSVHLSHAGEQNIFNKTEVLAAVIAGGAVGLLFAVLLILLLIYRMKKKDEGSYDLGKKPIYKKAPTTEIYA is encoded by the exons ATGCTCAAAGTGTCCCTCGTGTTGGTTTTATTGGCTGCTGCTGCCTTTGCTGAGTCG gcaagagagacagaaacatgGATGCCTCCAAATGTTGGGAAATCAGATGATGACCCCGACTCCTCTGGTGATTTCATTTTTAGCAAAGAAAATGTTGCAAGATTTGATGATGAGGACATTTACGGTGACGAATATGAAGAAAACTCAGGCTCTGGTGATGACAATCTGTCACCAGATGAAAAAGGATTAGCAACCACTAAG ACTGAAGAGTTTGATAATCACATCCCACACATGGAGAATCCGATTCAGCCTCAGCCAACAGATAATGAGATACGTCTGGTGAGACAGAATGAAGTTGCTCACCCTCCCAGTGTCCATCTCTCTCACGCAGGAGAACAGAACATTTTTAACAAGACAGAAGTGCTGGCCG CTGTTATTGCTGGTGGTGCCGTTGGGCTGCTTTTTGCTGTGcttctcatcctcctcctcatctatCGAATGAAGAAAAAGGACGAAGGCAGCTACGATTTGGGAAAGAAACCCATTTATAAAAAAGCTCCCACCACTGAGATCTACGCATGA
- the oser1 gene encoding oxidative stress-responsive serine-rich protein 1, whose amino-acid sequence MDTVKTREKEFEDETLQTAFKKLRVDAESSVAAAHVSESLASRAGTRVSTEGTKPKIISPKDNWHGCSRKSSRGLSRTQRRRRSKSPILHPPIFTYCRSTMQLKHKSPTELEDTSTSLLVPAKKELLSSGAHSPTFGSTGYDSSITLDSKISPLNKVPPLGNESSSEGKDKRTNTCLKDAKPTAADFKSLCQLQEHTTNWEGMEVYSFTGLRDVISECERKLPRSSASSSTRSCSEQARVYVDDITIEDLSGYMEYYLYIPKNMSHMAEMMYT is encoded by the exons ATGGACACTGTAAAGACACGAGAGAAAGAGTTTGAGGACGAAACACTACAGACTGCCTTCAAAAAGCTGCGTGTTGATGCTGAAAG TTCTGTGGCTGCAGCACATGTGAGTGAGTCTCTGGCATCGAGAGCCGGAACCCGAGTCAGCACAGAGGGAACAAAACCCAAAATTATTTCTCCTAAAGACAACTGGCATGG ATGCAGCCGAAAGTCCTCCAGGGGCTTATCGAGAACCCAGAGACGGAGACGGTCCAAGTCTCCCATCCTGCACCCACCCATATTTACCTACTGTAGGTCTACAATGCAGTTGAAACACAAGAGTCCCACAGAGCTGGAGGACACCAGCACCTCCCTTCTTGTTCCAGCGAAGAAAGAGCTTTTGTCCTCTGGTGCCCATTCGCCTACCTTTGGCTCCACAGGTTATGACTCCAGTATTACTTTGGATAGCAAGATTTCCCCTCTGAACAAAGTGCCACCCTTAGGCAATGAGAGTAGCTCAGAGGGAAAGGACAAAAGGACCAACACTTGTTTAAAGGATGCTAAACCTACAGCAGCTGACTTTAAATCCCTGTGCCAGCTCCAAGAGCATACCACCAACTGGGAAGGTATGGAGGTCTACTCATTCACTGGCCTGCGTGATGTCATTTCAGAGTGTGAAAGGAAGCTGCCCAGATCATCAGCATCAAGCTCAACACGCTCCTGCTCCGAACAGGCGCGCGTTTATGTGGATGACATTACTATAGAAGATCTGTCTGGCTACATGGAGTATTACCTGTACATACCTAAAAATATGTCACACATGGCTGAAATGATGTACACTTAA